DNA from Thermoanaerobacter uzonensis DSM 18761:
CTTCTTCCATCACAGGTTCTAAGCTTCTCGCAAGCTCTAATAAATACCTCTTAAAAGGTTCCCTTAAGTCCTCTCTTTTCAGAGCATACTCAACAGTTGCCATAAGGTAACCTAATTTATCTCCTACATCATATCTCTTGCCAATAAAATTATAGGCGTAAATTGCTTCATCATTTAAAAGAGTTTTTAAAGCATCCGTAAGCTGTATCTCCCCACCTGCTCCTGGTGGCGTGTTTTCTAATATTTCAAATATTCTTGGCGTTATTATATATCTTCCCAGAATAGCTATATTTGATGGAGCTTTTTCTTTTTTAGGCTTTTCTACGAGATTATTCACCTTGTACAATCTGTCCTCAATAGGTGTAGAATCAACAATACCATATTTATCTACATCCTCATACGGCACTTCTTGTACCCCAATAATAGAACAGTTGTACCTTTCGTATTGTTCTATCATCTGTTTTAAAACAGGGACTTCAGCATCTACTATGTCATCCCCTAAAAGAACAGCAAAGGGTTCATTGCCCACAAATGCTCTCGCACAGTATATAGCATGTCCTAAACCTTTTGGTTCCTTTTGCCTTATATAGTGAATGTTTACCATATTGCTAATATCTTCTACAAGGTGTAAGAGGCTTTCCTTCTTTTTCTTTTTTAACTCCAGCTCCAACTCCACAGATTTATCAAAATGATCTTCTATCGCTCTTTTATTTCTGCCAGTTATTATAAGAATGTCCTCTATCCCCGACTGTATCGCTTCTTCAACTATGTACTGAATAGTGGGCTTGTCTACAATTGGAAGCATTTCTTTAGGCTGGGCCTTGGTAGCAGGTAAAAACCTTGTACCAAGGCCTGCAGCCGGAATAATCGCCTTTTTTATCTTCACCATTTTTTTCCTCCCAATACAAGCTTTACAACTTATTTAAACTTTACGCCAAATTTAACTAAAGCTTCTGAAAGCTCTTTTTTAATTGCTTCAAGTTTCTCTTCTGTCTTTGCCTCGCATCTTACAATAAGCTCTGGTCCTGTATTAGAGGCTCTAACTAACCCCCAGCCTCCGTCAAACAATACTCTCGCACCATCAACATCAATGATGTTATATCCTTTTTCTCTAAAGTACTCCGTTACTCCTTTTACCACATCAAATTTTTTTTCATCATCACATTCTAACCTTATTTCAGGTGTTGCAG
Protein-coding regions in this window:
- the galU gene encoding UTP--glucose-1-phosphate uridylyltransferase GalU, producing the protein MKIKKAIIPAAGLGTRFLPATKAQPKEMLPIVDKPTIQYIVEEAIQSGIEDILIITGRNKRAIEDHFDKSVELELELKKKKKESLLHLVEDISNMVNIHYIRQKEPKGLGHAIYCARAFVGNEPFAVLLGDDIVDAEVPVLKQMIEQYERYNCSIIGVQEVPYEDVDKYGIVDSTPIEDRLYKVNNLVEKPKKEKAPSNIAILGRYIITPRIFEILENTPPGAGGEIQLTDALKTLLNDEAIYAYNFIGKRYDVGDKLGYLMATVEYALKREDLREPFKRYLLELARSLEPVMEEAAVTITQ